One part of the Neodiprion virginianus isolate iyNeoVirg1 chromosome 3, iyNeoVirg1.1, whole genome shotgun sequence genome encodes these proteins:
- the LOC124300519 gene encoding ribonucleoside-diphosphate reductase large subunit isoform X1, which produces MSMSGKLYVIKRDGRREDVHYDKITSRIQKLCYGLNMDFVDPPAITRWVIGGLYSGVTTVELDNLAAETAATMTTKHADYAILAARIAVSNLHKETKKQFSDVMHDLHHMINPYTKLHTPMVSEHYYKIIKKHAERLNSAIIYDRDFSYNYFGFKTLERSYLLKINGKVAERPQHLLMRVAVGIHGEDIDRAIETYNLLSEKYFTHASPTLYSAATPRPQMSSCFLLTMKEDSIEGIYDTLKQCALISKSAGGVGLNIHCIRAKGTYIAGTNGESSGIVPMLRVYNNTARYVDQGGNKRPGAFAVYLEPWHPDVFEFLDLKKSTGKEEMRAREMFYALWIPDLFMKRVLEKQVWSLMCPHECPGLADVWGDEFEALYTQYEKAGRYKRQVAARDLWLAIMNSQVETGTPYMLYKDHCNRKSNQQNVGTIKCSNLCTEIIEYSSPEEVAVCNLASIAVNMFVTPEKTYDFKKLKEVTKIVAYNLNKIIDINYYPIPEAEKSNMRHRPIGIGIQGLADAFLLMRYPFESDEAQKLNIRIFETLYYGALEASCEIAEKEGPYPTYEGSPVSKGILQYDMWNVTPTDLWDWAALKAKIAKHGVRNSLLIAPMPTASTAQILGNNESIEAYTSNVYTRRVLSGEFQIVNPHLLTDLTAKDLWDENMKNEIIANNGSVQNIDRIPADLKALYKTVWEISQKTVLKMAVDRAAFIDQSQSLNIHMATPTEEKLTSMHFYAWKNGLKTGMYYLRIKPAANALQFTVDKSKLKDAFSTSNSNYTPTKAQNSLECNSPEHSEWLKKKRLKQLEEERERELDEALLCSRENGDQCMACGS; this is translated from the exons ATGTCTATGTCAGGGAAGTTGTACGTAATAAAACGAG ATGGGCGCAGGGAAGATGTTCATTATGACAAGATAACCTCgagaatacaaaaattatgcTACGGTTTGAATATGGACTTTGTCGATCCG CCTGCAATTACCCGATGGGTCATCGGTGGCCTTTATTCTGGCGTGACCACGGTTGAGCTGGATAATCTGGCTGCGGAAACCGCTGCTACAATGACAACAAAGCATGCAGATTACGCTATACTGGCTGCCCGGATTGCAGTCTCCAATCTCCataaggaaacaaaaaaacagtTCAGTG ATGTGATGCATGATTTGCATCATATGATAAATCCATATACCAAGTTACACACGCCAATGGTTAGCGAGCATTATTataagataataaaaaaacatgcGGAGAGATTGAACTCTGCGATTATTTATGACAGAGATTTTAGTTATAATTACTTTGGCTTCAAAACACTCGAAAGAAGTTATTTGCTGAAAATTAATGGCAAAGTCGCAGAGAGACCACAACATTTGTTGATGCGTGTTGCTGTGGGTATTCATGGAGAAGATATTGATAGAGCAATTGAAACCTACAATCTATtgtcagaaaaatattttacccaTGCTTCTCCCACTCTTTACTCAGCAGCTACTCCCAGGCCACAAATGTCGAG CTGTTTTCTTTTGACAATGAAGGAGGATAGTATTGAAGGAATTTATGATACTTTGAAACAATGCGCACTGATAAGTAAGTCTGCGGGAGGTGTTGGATTAAATATACATTGTATCAGAGCCAAAGGTACTTACATAGCAGGAACTAATGGAGAATCTAGCGGAATTGTTCCTATGTTGcgcgtatataataatacagcAAGGTACGTTGACCAAGGAGGCAATAAGAGGCCAGGTGCCTTTGCAGTTTACTTAGAACCATGGCACCCGGATGTTTTTGAGTTtttggatttgaaaaaaagtactG GCAAAGAGGAGATGCGAGCTAGAGAAATGTTTTACGCCCTTTGGATTCctgatttatttatgaaacGTGTTTTGGAAAAACAAGTTTGGAGCCTCATGTGTCCTCACGAATGTCCTGGATTGGCGGATGTTTGGGGTGATGAATTTGAAGCTTTGTACACACA ATATGAAAAAGCGGGCCGATACAAACGACAAGTAGCAGCCCGGGATCTGTGGTTAGCTATCATGAACTCTCAGGTTGAAACTGGCACACCATACATGCTGTACAAAGATCACTGCAATCGCAAATCAAATCAACAGAACGTGGGCACAATCAAATGCAGTAATCTTTGCACTGAAATTATAGAATATTCAAGCCCTGAAGAAGTTGCTGTTTGTAATCTAGCATCGATTGCTGTTAACATGTTTGTTACCCCGGAAAAGACATACGATTTTAAAAAACTCAAGGAAGTTACCAAAATCGTAGCCTACAACCTgaacaaaattattgatatcaACTACTATCCGATTCCTGAAGCTGAAAAATCTAATATGAGACATAGACCAATTG GCATTGGTATTCAGGGACTAGCAGATGCTTTCCTATTAATGCGATATCCTTTCGAAAGTGATGAAGCCCAGAAACTTAACATTCGAATCTTTGAAACATTGTACTATGGAGCATTGGAAGCCAGCTGCGaaattgcagaaaaagaaGGACCTTATCCAACTTATGAAGGTTCTCCAGTCAGCAAAGGG ATTTTGCAGTATGACATGTGGAATGTCACACCAACAGATCTTTGGGACTGGGCAGCTCTGAAAGCTAAGATAGCTAAACACGGCGTACGGAATTCGCTACTCATAGCCCCAATGCCGACTGCATCCACAGCACAAATTCTCGGGAACAATGAATCAATCGAAGCTTATACCAGCAACGTTTATACACGCCGAGTCTTATCTGGAGAATTTCAAATAGTCAATCCCCATTTACTAACAGATCTTACTGCTAAAGATCTATGGgatgaaaatatgaagaaCGAGATTATTGCCAATAATGGTTCTGTTCAA AATATCGATCGCATTCCTGCAGACTTGAAAGCATTGTACAAAACAGTATGGGAAATTTCCCAGAAGACTGTTCTAAAGATGGCTGTCGATCGTGCAGCATTTATTGATCAATCACAATCGTTGAATATTCATATGGCAACACCAACGGAAGAAAAGCTTACATCCATGCATTTTTATGCCTGGAAAAAT GGTTTGAAGACTGGAATGTACTACCTACGTATAAAGCCTGCTGCGAATGCTTTACAGTTTACTGTAGACAAGTCAAAACTGAAGGATGCATTCTCTACTTCAAATAGTAATTACACTCCAACAAAAGCACAAAATTCGTTGGAGTGCAATTCACCAGAACATAGTGAATGGTTGAAGAAAAAGCGGCTAAAGCAGCTTGAAGAAGAACGCGAAAGAGAACTCGATGAAGCGCTACTTTGTTCGCGAGAAAATGGTGATCAGTGTATGGCGTGTGGTTcctag
- the LOC124300519 gene encoding ribonucleoside-diphosphate reductase large subunit isoform X2 yields the protein MDFVDPPAITRWVIGGLYSGVTTVELDNLAAETAATMTTKHADYAILAARIAVSNLHKETKKQFSDVMHDLHHMINPYTKLHTPMVSEHYYKIIKKHAERLNSAIIYDRDFSYNYFGFKTLERSYLLKINGKVAERPQHLLMRVAVGIHGEDIDRAIETYNLLSEKYFTHASPTLYSAATPRPQMSSCFLLTMKEDSIEGIYDTLKQCALISKSAGGVGLNIHCIRAKGTYIAGTNGESSGIVPMLRVYNNTARYVDQGGNKRPGAFAVYLEPWHPDVFEFLDLKKSTGKEEMRAREMFYALWIPDLFMKRVLEKQVWSLMCPHECPGLADVWGDEFEALYTQYEKAGRYKRQVAARDLWLAIMNSQVETGTPYMLYKDHCNRKSNQQNVGTIKCSNLCTEIIEYSSPEEVAVCNLASIAVNMFVTPEKTYDFKKLKEVTKIVAYNLNKIIDINYYPIPEAEKSNMRHRPIGIGIQGLADAFLLMRYPFESDEAQKLNIRIFETLYYGALEASCEIAEKEGPYPTYEGSPVSKGILQYDMWNVTPTDLWDWAALKAKIAKHGVRNSLLIAPMPTASTAQILGNNESIEAYTSNVYTRRVLSGEFQIVNPHLLTDLTAKDLWDENMKNEIIANNGSVQNIDRIPADLKALYKTVWEISQKTVLKMAVDRAAFIDQSQSLNIHMATPTEEKLTSMHFYAWKNGLKTGMYYLRIKPAANALQFTVDKSKLKDAFSTSNSNYTPTKAQNSLECNSPEHSEWLKKKRLKQLEEERERELDEALLCSRENGDQCMACGS from the exons ATGGACTTTGTCGATCCG CCTGCAATTACCCGATGGGTCATCGGTGGCCTTTATTCTGGCGTGACCACGGTTGAGCTGGATAATCTGGCTGCGGAAACCGCTGCTACAATGACAACAAAGCATGCAGATTACGCTATACTGGCTGCCCGGATTGCAGTCTCCAATCTCCataaggaaacaaaaaaacagtTCAGTG ATGTGATGCATGATTTGCATCATATGATAAATCCATATACCAAGTTACACACGCCAATGGTTAGCGAGCATTATTataagataataaaaaaacatgcGGAGAGATTGAACTCTGCGATTATTTATGACAGAGATTTTAGTTATAATTACTTTGGCTTCAAAACACTCGAAAGAAGTTATTTGCTGAAAATTAATGGCAAAGTCGCAGAGAGACCACAACATTTGTTGATGCGTGTTGCTGTGGGTATTCATGGAGAAGATATTGATAGAGCAATTGAAACCTACAATCTATtgtcagaaaaatattttacccaTGCTTCTCCCACTCTTTACTCAGCAGCTACTCCCAGGCCACAAATGTCGAG CTGTTTTCTTTTGACAATGAAGGAGGATAGTATTGAAGGAATTTATGATACTTTGAAACAATGCGCACTGATAAGTAAGTCTGCGGGAGGTGTTGGATTAAATATACATTGTATCAGAGCCAAAGGTACTTACATAGCAGGAACTAATGGAGAATCTAGCGGAATTGTTCCTATGTTGcgcgtatataataatacagcAAGGTACGTTGACCAAGGAGGCAATAAGAGGCCAGGTGCCTTTGCAGTTTACTTAGAACCATGGCACCCGGATGTTTTTGAGTTtttggatttgaaaaaaagtactG GCAAAGAGGAGATGCGAGCTAGAGAAATGTTTTACGCCCTTTGGATTCctgatttatttatgaaacGTGTTTTGGAAAAACAAGTTTGGAGCCTCATGTGTCCTCACGAATGTCCTGGATTGGCGGATGTTTGGGGTGATGAATTTGAAGCTTTGTACACACA ATATGAAAAAGCGGGCCGATACAAACGACAAGTAGCAGCCCGGGATCTGTGGTTAGCTATCATGAACTCTCAGGTTGAAACTGGCACACCATACATGCTGTACAAAGATCACTGCAATCGCAAATCAAATCAACAGAACGTGGGCACAATCAAATGCAGTAATCTTTGCACTGAAATTATAGAATATTCAAGCCCTGAAGAAGTTGCTGTTTGTAATCTAGCATCGATTGCTGTTAACATGTTTGTTACCCCGGAAAAGACATACGATTTTAAAAAACTCAAGGAAGTTACCAAAATCGTAGCCTACAACCTgaacaaaattattgatatcaACTACTATCCGATTCCTGAAGCTGAAAAATCTAATATGAGACATAGACCAATTG GCATTGGTATTCAGGGACTAGCAGATGCTTTCCTATTAATGCGATATCCTTTCGAAAGTGATGAAGCCCAGAAACTTAACATTCGAATCTTTGAAACATTGTACTATGGAGCATTGGAAGCCAGCTGCGaaattgcagaaaaagaaGGACCTTATCCAACTTATGAAGGTTCTCCAGTCAGCAAAGGG ATTTTGCAGTATGACATGTGGAATGTCACACCAACAGATCTTTGGGACTGGGCAGCTCTGAAAGCTAAGATAGCTAAACACGGCGTACGGAATTCGCTACTCATAGCCCCAATGCCGACTGCATCCACAGCACAAATTCTCGGGAACAATGAATCAATCGAAGCTTATACCAGCAACGTTTATACACGCCGAGTCTTATCTGGAGAATTTCAAATAGTCAATCCCCATTTACTAACAGATCTTACTGCTAAAGATCTATGGgatgaaaatatgaagaaCGAGATTATTGCCAATAATGGTTCTGTTCAA AATATCGATCGCATTCCTGCAGACTTGAAAGCATTGTACAAAACAGTATGGGAAATTTCCCAGAAGACTGTTCTAAAGATGGCTGTCGATCGTGCAGCATTTATTGATCAATCACAATCGTTGAATATTCATATGGCAACACCAACGGAAGAAAAGCTTACATCCATGCATTTTTATGCCTGGAAAAAT GGTTTGAAGACTGGAATGTACTACCTACGTATAAAGCCTGCTGCGAATGCTTTACAGTTTACTGTAGACAAGTCAAAACTGAAGGATGCATTCTCTACTTCAAATAGTAATTACACTCCAACAAAAGCACAAAATTCGTTGGAGTGCAATTCACCAGAACATAGTGAATGGTTGAAGAAAAAGCGGCTAAAGCAGCTTGAAGAAGAACGCGAAAGAGAACTCGATGAAGCGCTACTTTGTTCGCGAGAAAATGGTGATCAGTGTATGGCGTGTGGTTcctag